Proteins from one Elgaria multicarinata webbii isolate HBS135686 ecotype San Diego chromosome 3, rElgMul1.1.pri, whole genome shotgun sequence genomic window:
- the HAUS7 gene encoding HAUS augmin-like complex subunit 7 isoform X2 has product MAAVAAAALFERLKELGCPALEGVYLSEAKDMQKLLCTPSAHRLDILEWICIKVYPPLREQFSSLKESQSDLKIKGIAKLGYDLWLSRADDLDLIEGKACAQKQLSFLQQLVAAIPHEGHFTVSDSSSSTVEYFQEMAIKSEEFLKQVFCSPDLQAVLNPKCHPWSPDIKRLLVDKDTLQERTLPSATSHERTLLDSLKELEERSAALEDLRAQCPFLQGDPAGADASRDGAMALQTLQLLASDFSQLLVAFEQVYEDELQQYCDRPTPQLNPCGPLFQAVHRGLLLCVQELQSLAQVTETSEHVMEKVKAQHGEEVDWSGSVKATLPSKLEELQQKYKAIHAMLEDCQ; this is encoded by the exons ATGGctgccgttgctgctgctgcgctCTTTGAGCGGCTCAAG GAACTGGGCTGCCCTGCACTGGAGGGTGTCTACCTGTCAGAGGCTAAAGACATGCAGAAGTTGCTGTGTACCCCCTCAGCCCATCGCCTGGATATATTGGAATGGATCTGCATCAA GGTGTATCCACCTCTCCGAGAGCAGTTCTCATCTCTCAAGGAATCGCAGTCAGATTTAAAGATAAAAG GAATAGCGAAGCTGGGATACGACCTCTGGCTTTCTCGAGCCGATGACCTGGATCTCATCGAG GGAAAGGCCTGTGCCCAGAAGCAGCTTAGCTTCCTGCAGCAGCTCGTGGCTGCAATTCCACATGAGGGTCATTTCACAGTATCGGACTCTTCTTCCAG CACAGTGGAATATTTCCAAGAGATGGCTATCAAGAGTGAAGAATTCTTGAAGCAGGTTTTCTGCAGCCCTGATCTACAGGCTGTGTTGAACCCGAAGTGCCATCCCTGGAGCCCAGACATCAAGCGTCTCCTGGTGGACAAAGACACCCTGCAGGAAAG GACCCTGCCATCAGCGACTTCCCATGAGAGAACCCTGTTGGATTCTTTGAAGGAGCTGGAAGAGAGGTCAGCCGCCCTAGAAGATCTAAGAGCGCAG tgtccCTTCCTGCAGGGGGACCCGGCTGGTGCAGATGCCTCCCGCGATGGTGCCATGGCCCTGCAGACACTCCAGCTGCTCGCTTCCGACTTCAGCCAGCTGCTTGTGGCCTTTGAGCAGGTGTATGAGGATGAGCTGCAGCAGTATTGTGATCGCCCTACTCCCCAGCTGAACCCATGCGGCCCCCTCTTCCAAGCGGTGCACCGGGGCCTGCTGCTCTGTGTGCAG GAGCTGCAAAGTCTGGCCCAGGTTACAGAAACGTCTGAGCATGTTATGGAGAAGGTGAAGGCACAGCATGGTGAGGAGGTGGATTGGAGCGGCAGTGTCAAGGCCACGCTAC CTTCAAAACTGGAAGAGCTGCAGCAGAAATACAAGGCCATCCATGCCATGCTCGAGGATTGCCAGTGA
- the HAUS7 gene encoding HAUS augmin-like complex subunit 7 isoform X1, with product MAAVAAAALFERLKELGCPALEGVYLSEAKDMQKLLCTPSAHRLDILEWICIKVYPPLREQFSSLKESQSDLKIKGIAKLGYDLWLSRADDLDLIEGKACAQKQLSFLQQLVAAIPHEGHFTVSDSSSSTVEYFQEMAIKSEEFLKQVFCSPDLQAVLNPKCHPWSPDIKRLLVDKDTLQESTEESFQEIANKNEEFVKQVFSSSDPQAMLNPECHPWSPDIKPFLVDEDILEERTLPSATSHERTLLDSLKELEERSAALEDLRAQCPFLQGDPAGADASRDGAMALQTLQLLASDFSQLLVAFEQVYEDELQQYCDRPTPQLNPCGPLFQAVHRGLLLCVQELQSLAQVTETSEHVMEKVKAQHGEEVDWSGSVKATLPSKLEELQQKYKAIHAMLEDCQ from the exons ATGGctgccgttgctgctgctgcgctCTTTGAGCGGCTCAAG GAACTGGGCTGCCCTGCACTGGAGGGTGTCTACCTGTCAGAGGCTAAAGACATGCAGAAGTTGCTGTGTACCCCCTCAGCCCATCGCCTGGATATATTGGAATGGATCTGCATCAA GGTGTATCCACCTCTCCGAGAGCAGTTCTCATCTCTCAAGGAATCGCAGTCAGATTTAAAGATAAAAG GAATAGCGAAGCTGGGATACGACCTCTGGCTTTCTCGAGCCGATGACCTGGATCTCATCGAG GGAAAGGCCTGTGCCCAGAAGCAGCTTAGCTTCCTGCAGCAGCTCGTGGCTGCAATTCCACATGAGGGTCATTTCACAGTATCGGACTCTTCTTCCAG CACAGTGGAATATTTCCAAGAGATGGCTATCAAGAGTGAAGAATTCTTGAAGCAGGTTTTCTGCAGCCCTGATCTACAGGCTGTGTTGAACCCGAAGTGCCATCCCTGGAGCCCAGACATCAAGCGTCTCCTGGTGGACAAAGACACCCTGCAGGAAAG CACAGAGGAATCTTTCCAAGAGATAGCTAACAAGAATGAAGAATTTGTGAAGCAGGTTTTCTCCAGCTCTGATCCACAGGCTATGTTGAACCCGGAGTGCCATCCCTGGAGCCCAGACATCAAGCCCTTCCTGGTGGATGAAGacatcttggaggaaag GACCCTGCCATCAGCGACTTCCCATGAGAGAACCCTGTTGGATTCTTTGAAGGAGCTGGAAGAGAGGTCAGCCGCCCTAGAAGATCTAAGAGCGCAG tgtccCTTCCTGCAGGGGGACCCGGCTGGTGCAGATGCCTCCCGCGATGGTGCCATGGCCCTGCAGACACTCCAGCTGCTCGCTTCCGACTTCAGCCAGCTGCTTGTGGCCTTTGAGCAGGTGTATGAGGATGAGCTGCAGCAGTATTGTGATCGCCCTACTCCCCAGCTGAACCCATGCGGCCCCCTCTTCCAAGCGGTGCACCGGGGCCTGCTGCTCTGTGTGCAG GAGCTGCAAAGTCTGGCCCAGGTTACAGAAACGTCTGAGCATGTTATGGAGAAGGTGAAGGCACAGCATGGTGAGGAGGTGGATTGGAGCGGCAGTGTCAAGGCCACGCTAC CTTCAAAACTGGAAGAGCTGCAGCAGAAATACAAGGCCATCCATGCCATGCTCGAGGATTGCCAGTGA